A portion of the Lolium rigidum isolate FL_2022 chromosome 1, APGP_CSIRO_Lrig_0.1, whole genome shotgun sequence genome contains these proteins:
- the LOC124684528 gene encoding F-box protein AFR-like, with the protein MSFSSMSKQQALCAGGEEDARGEDEVMELIPGLPEEVAEKCLLHLPFLYHRLFRTVSSNWNRFLTADTPAAKPSSTPPPTTMSLSLPFLFAFAFDPVSRRLQCQALDPFSRRWLLLPPVPVPCGGGGVAAGSFAVVALPARGEIYVIGGVEEDGGEKPVRSVAVYSAATNGWGLATPMRTARGYMSAGEVGGRVVVAGEDGDAEVLDPESGTWTPAAVRAGAAVARYDSAACGGRLYVTEGWAWPFERAPRGAVYEAATDSWAEMARGMREGWTGSCAVSGGRMYIVAEYGEWRVKRYDCARDEWRMVGGGGVPAEVRRPHAVAGEVGEVGGGRRRIYVVGAGLDVAVGTVSAVHGAEEEEEERVEWEVVKGPAEFVGLAPCNAQVLYA; encoded by the coding sequence ATGAGCTTCTCTTCCATGAGCAAGCAGCAGGCGCTGtgcgccggcggcgaggaggacgcgCGAGGCGAGGACGAGGTGATGGAGCTCATCCCGGGCCTGCCGGAGGAGGTGGCGGAGAAGTGCCTCCTCCACCTGCCCTTCCTCTACCACCGCCTCTTCCGCACCGTCTCCTCCAACTGGAACCGCTTCCTCACCGCCGACACGCCGGCCGCCAAGCCGAGCTCGACCCCGCCTCCAACGACGATGTCGCTGTCCCTGCCGTTCCTCTTCGCGTTCGCGTTCGACCCGGTCTCGCGCCGGCTCCAGTGCCAGGCGCTGGACCCGTTCTCGCGCCggtggctgctgctgccgccCGTCCCTGTCCCCTGCGGCGGCGGGGGCGTCGCCGCCGGGTCCTTCGCCGTCGTGGCGCTCCCGGCCCGCGGCGAGATCTACGTGATCGGGGGTGTCGAGGAGGACGGCGGCGAGAAGCCTGTGCGGAGCGTGGCGGTGTACAGCGCGGCGACCAACGGGTGGGGGTTGGCAACGCCGATGCGGACCGCGCGCGGGTACATGTCCGCGGGCGAGGTGGGCGGGCGCGTGGTggtcgccggcgaggacggcgacgcgGAGGTGCTGGACCCGGAGTCGGGGACGTGGACCCCCGCCGCGGTCCGCGCCGGGGCGGCAGTCGCGCGGTACGACTCCGCGGCGTGCGGCGGGCGGCTGTACGTGACGGAGGGCTGGGCGTGGCCGTTCGAGCGCGCGCCCCGCGGGGCGGTCTACGAGGCGGCGACGGACTCGTGGGCGGAGATGGCCCGCGGGATGCGGGAGGGGTGGACGGGCTCCTGCGCCGTCAGCGGCGGCCGGATGTATATCGTGGCCGAGTACGGCGAGTGGCGGGTGAAGCGGTACGACTGCGCGCGGGACGAGTGGCGgatggtgggcggcggcggggtgcCGGCCGAGGTGCGCCGGCCGCACGCCGTCGCCGGGGAGGTCGGCGAGGTTGGTGGGGGCAGGCGGAGGATTTACGTGGTGGGGGCCGGGCTAGACGTCGCCGTCGGGACCGTCTCGGCCGTCCacggcgcggaggaggaggaggaggagcgggtggagtgggaggtggtcAAGGGCCCAGCGGAGTTCGTCGGGCTCGCGCCCTGCAACGCGCAGGTCCTGTACGCCTGa
- the LOC124664480 gene encoding uncharacterized protein LOC124664480, whose product MRRLSIASRPQLSSSMAYPRRALPFLAASSNPPVPRSPHQCRRDMAVLSRSLRGDESPRKRRRWRRIWNRYVIPDRPTEIVAVEDDEEDTHRHDEYATNSIEESSSHRDGSIYTGLGYFYWKKYLHVADRGETRLEPMMFTDPTPDCGRYIGDCWRHRPTGMLQIFSIQVAKLIPQDAGSAELYGYVATRDNLDPLLNYVVNISRDDPLVVEQGSLVPMTGPKRGIEVGIDCMEITLVEYDMRIKVGQHEKDDLQILDGASMLGNQGSWGWPFKLDTPGDFGTIDLTLSRVRSAVEATVEVAILQVQSSFNLSLVCLTSGFKDEEIVLFDGAIAESRGLKRSVVAVASHSYMDLKFNVAGLPSTPDQHCCSFKAEIHGHVTQHIKTEFALISVKVTWSTLQHTTMA is encoded by the coding sequence ATGCGCCGCCTCTCAATTGCCTCGAGGCCTCAACTATCTTCTTCCATGGCATATCCTAGACGAGCTCTCCCGTTCCTGGCGGCGTCGTCCAATCCGCCTGTTCCCCGATCTCCTCACCAATGTCGCCGGGACATGGCCGTCCTCAGCCGCTCGTTACGAGGAGACGAGTCTCCTCGTAAACGTCGTAGATGGAGGCGGATTTGGAACCGGTACGTGATCCCTGATCGCCCGACTGAAATCGTTGCCGTCGAGGACGACGAAGAAGACACACACAGACACGACGAGTATGCTACGAACAGCATAGAGGAGAGCAGCAGCCACCGTGATGGTTCCATCTACACGGGCCTGGGTTACTTCTACTGGAAAAAATACCTCCACGTCGCCGACCGTGGCGAGACTCGGCTGGAGCCGATGATGTTCACGGATCCCACGCCAGATTGCGGCCGCTACATTGGAGATTGTTGGAGACATAGACCTACCGGCATGCTGCAGATCTTCTCGATACAGGTGGCTAAACTAATTCCACAGGATGCTGGCTCGGCAGAGCTCTATGGATACGTAGCCACGCGTGATAATCTGGATCCGCTCCTCAATTACGTCGTCAATATTAGTAGGGATGATCCCCTCGTCGTGGAGCAGGGTTCTCTCGTCCCGATGACTGGCCCAAAGCGGGGGATAGAGGTGGGGATAGACTGTATGGAAATTACTCTGGTCGAATACGACATGAGGATCAAAGTAGGCCAGCACGAAAAAGATGACCTACAGATACTCGACGGCGCATCCATGTTGGGCAACCAAGGCTCATGGGGTTGGCCGTTCAAATTGGACACCCCGGGAGACTTTGGCACCATCGACTTAACTTTATCGCGTGTTCGGTCTGCGGTTGAGGCGACCGTGGAGGTTGCCATACTCCAAGTACAAAGCAGCTTCAACTTGTCTCTCGTATGTTTGACCAGTGGGTTTAAGGATGAGGAAATCGTTCTCTTTGATGGAGCGATTGCTGAGTCCCGTGGCTTAAAGAGGTCCGTAGTTGCTGTAGCGAGCCATTCTTACATGGATTTGAAGTTCAATGTAGCCGGACTGCCATCGACTCCCGACCAACATTGTTGCTCCTTCAAGGCGGAAATCCATGGACATGTTACTCAACACATAAAGACCGAGTTTGCCTTAATCTCAGTGAAGGTGACTTGGTCAACCTTGCAGCATACAACAATGGCTTAA